Below is a genomic region from Scyliorhinus canicula chromosome 5, sScyCan1.1, whole genome shotgun sequence.
aagggtgccccaatctctgtgagcttgtgggtcccccaccccctcacaatgtcacacccacacacatgggcactaccccacacccctccaagcAAGACACCCTGCTATTGCCCCTCCTTACAGCACCCACCATCACCCaaaccttccagaggcccctactttttcaaaaataaatttagagtacccaattcatttttaactattaaggggcaatttagcatggccaatccacctaccctgcacatctttgggttgtgggtgcgaaacccatgcaaactccacaaggacagtgacccagatccgggatcgaaacctgggacctcggtgccatgaggcagcagtgcgaaccactgcttcACCCTGCTGTcctcagaggcccctacttatctgccctgcacaccccctcccttcaaactccccctccaccctcctttcctgggcatggcccccctcgggCCATGACGCTTGGCAgtggcacccaggcactttggcagtgacagagtgtcagtggcagctggggagtgccaaggtgcccatgtttcAGGGGAAGGGCCAGGAGGCCACCCTGCAATATCCCTGACCACTTGGGGGGGCCTCCAGTGGCCCAGgagaccccccgccccctccccggatGCCGTTCCTCCTGGTCCACATtcttgtggaccagtactgactggtgcctggctgcagcctccctgaggAGGCTGGTAGTTTGAAGTAGGTGGTAGGTCACAGATAGGTAGGCtttaagtaggtttaagacctactCGATGAGCGCCGTTTCGTCCTGCCCCTTTTGGGCAGAGTTCCAATTCCGATGTCTCGCGGGACTTGGGTGAAGGCTGTTGGGCGGTTTCACCCTGGATCTCCTTGCTGCGTTGAGGTCTCGCTCGAGCACAACGTGGTCACTAAATTGTGTCCCACGTCTGACAAATACCCTGGAGTTCTTTGTGGAGGTATTGGCCAGTATTGATAGAGGAGAAGCAGTCAATGTTgtctatttggattttcaaaagacattGTTAAGGTGCTACACAAAAGGCTAAAGATCATGGTATTGGAGTTaatattctggcatggatagaggattggctaactaactgGAAGCAGCAAGTAGTGAAACAGGGGACTTTTTCAGGTTGGAGGGCAGTAATCAGTGAAGTGCCTCAGGAATTAGTGCTGGAACTTCGTATATATTAATGAGTTCGAGGAAGGAACAACATTTTGGCCAAATTTGTGGATGATGcaaaggtgggagggagggcaggTTGGAAGGAAGATATCAATAGTTTACAGAGCAATACTGACCAGTTAAGGGAGTGGGCAGAAGattacaaatggaattcaatgtgggaaaatgtgagacggttcattttggaagaaagaatgagaagatggattattatttaaaccagaaacccgaacaggcgccgcagtgtggcgactaggggattttcacagtgacaataaagattgtgacgacttgtgacaataaagattattattaaaatggagaGACAGCAGAACACTGtcgtgcaaagggacttgggggtcaTGAAACCCATAAAGCTCGCATACAGGTGCAGAAGATAATAGggtaggcaaatggaatgctggcctttatttcaagagggctggagtataaaagtaaagatTTGAATCTTGGAGTCATATAGCACTGAACGAGGCCctttggccatcaagcacctaaaatattctaattccatttttcaGAACTTGCTCCATAGCCTTGAATCCTATGGCATTTcaggtgctcatctaaatgcttcttaatcgTTATGAGggtctgaggtcccaggttcgatcccggctctgggtcactgtccgtgtggagtttgcacattctccccgtgtctgcgtgggtttcacccccacaaacaaaaatgtgcagagtaggtggattggccacactaaattgccccttaattggaaaaaataattgtgtaatctaaatttatatcaaaaaaaaaagaattgttatgagggttcccgcctctatcaccctttcaggcaacgagttccagattcccaccacccactgggtgaaaaggtttttcctcaaatccccgcttaaatctcctgcccattaccgtaaatctatggctcctggttattgaccactctacccaggggaaaagtttctccctatctacgtCCTTCATAGTTGTGTATATCTCAGTCAGGTCCACCCTCGGcctcctctgctctaaggaatATGACCACAGCCTAACCGGTGTCTCTTCattgctgaaatgctccagctgaGGCaacaacctagtgaatctcctctgctccctttctGGTGCAATCatttccttcctatagtgtggtgaccagaattgcacacagtactctagctgtgtcctaatgaatgttatacacagggaTTCTTGGGGGATTAGACAGGATAAATGTTGGGAGGATATTTCCAATCATGGGAAAGTGTACTACCAAAGGCATAGTTGCAGAACAAGGCGGTGCTCATTTCAgacggatttgaggaagaatttcttctctcaaaataGCAGTCAATCTTTGGAACCTTTACCTCAGgaagctgtggagaccaaatcctTGAACGTTTTCAATGCTGAGATcgacaggtttttaatcagtggggGAATTAAGGGTTCCAgtgagaaggcaggaaagtggacttggTGAGTattacatcagccatgatcttattaaatggcagagcaggcttgaagggctgaatggcctcccattTCTGTTTCTTGTGGTTTTATGAaagtccatgggtgggattctcccaggcccgggccggagaatccccgcaactgcgccacaccgccccgacgccggcacacgattctccttggagcggagaatcggggaCATTGGCGCCAGCGcatttggcgtggcgccggttgCGGGCCGCTTGAcgtggccgggccgccgattctccggccggagGGGCCGAGCGGATGCTCTGAAAAGGCATATTCCCGCAGGCGGCCATCCACaccagctggcgggaactctgcgcgcagggtcggggggcagcctgtgggggggggaggggggctccgaccccgggggtgcctCCAATtgagcctggcccgcaatcgggccaaccgatcggcgggccggcctctcgctccccgggcctattttcttacgcaccggcccctgaactcccgcgccatgttgcgtcggggctggcatgTTGAGGGaggtcaccgcgcatgcgcgggtcggcgCGGCGCAGAGTTCACACcggaatgggaggctggagcagcgtgaaccgctccagcgccgtgctggccctctcagtaggggccagaatcggtactcccagcggcccgttcacgccgccaTGAAACACgacagcgtttccgacggcgtggacacacTGCAGCtgaatgggagaattccgccccatgtacgCCACATCAATAGCATTGCAGCCTTATCTGTTACCTTATCAAAAAACTCGCAAGTtaattaaacacaattttccCTTTAGAAATCCTTGCTGGCACTTTCTAAACAACCCACATTTTTCTTTAGTGAAACCCCTCTGCACTGTCTTGCTCCATAACCTTGTATCCTATAGcatttcaagtactcatctaaatgcttGAATGTAAATACAATAAACTATTGGTCAGAAAGAGCCTCCTCACTGAACAGACAAAAAtccaatgttttttttctaattgaaCCTTGCTTTGTTTAATTGTAGAAACCACAGAGCTGAATTCTAACCATTCCCTATCCTAGGAAtgattgaagcccccccccccccccccccggaaaataCTGGTGCCAGTTGACATTTCAGTGCCAAGGCACCGATCATGACTTTGGAAATCATGAGCAGTGCAGGGCAGGATGGGAGTCCCACTCTCATCCTCATGAAGGCTCATTATACTTAAACGAGTTTTCTTGAACTTCTGGAAAAGAAAGAGTGGGGTATGTAATAGGCTTTCAAAATTGTCAGTTTCAGAACAACCAAGAGGAGGTGCATACACTGTAGGAACCAGTCATGGCTGCCCTAGGTCATCACCCTAACCCATAAGTATGTTAGGAGGGCAAAGGGGAACTGGATGCTTGGTAAGGGGGTGCCCTTGACGCTGCCAGAGGTTGGAGGGAAAGGTCGGTGTTCAGTGCCTGGACTTTGAGCAGACTCAACAACTCCTGGCATCATGGAGGTAGAAGATCAGAGGGCAAAACTGCCAAGGACAACTACTTACACATAGGAAAGGCTCCAACTGGCAATGGGGCAGGAGTGTCAGATTTTAGGCACTGTGGTGATGAGGGCAGCCCATTTGCAGGAGaatggagggaattgggaggcacaGACATGGGAAAAAGGTAGGAAGTCAACAGAGGCCAAACCCTCAACTGCCAAAGAGGAGCTGCCTTGAGGTTACGAGAAACAGTGCTGCAGGAGACTGTGGCCCTTCAGCTGGATGGTCATCAACATCTGTACCCTTGCCTGCAAAGACCTGGTAGCACTGGTTGCTATACCTGCCAGTAGTTgccaaagttaatttgtggcccTGATCCTCTGGTGCCTTCCAATGACCAGCTGCAGCACTTAGTGTCACATCACAAGCGGTTGTACAATTACTGCACTTTGTTGGTCTCTGATTTCTTCTTTGCCACAGCTGGATGGCATATTCACTTTATGGCAGACATGGACTCACAGGGATAGAGGGCAGTGGGCTTCAATTCCATCACTGGAGTTGAGACCATGACCAGATCAGCtttgatctcattgagtggcagagcaggcttgaagggctgactgGCCTGCACCTGTTCTAGGTCTTGTATTCCTAAAAGCCAGACACTATAAGGCCATTATTTTTAAATTGGTAACGACCCCCCAAAATAAATGACTGCAAATAACAAATACAGATACTCAAACAAGTGGGAGTCATTATATTTTGGAAGGAACAAATTTTGCCTCACCAAATATCTTGACTTTTTTGAGAAAATCTTAAACCAAATGGATGTTACAAAGTCCTGTTGGATTACTAGGCCGTTGATAAAATTTGATGTGAAAAGCTGCTGTAGAAGGATAAGACTGGGAATCCAACATCAAACCTAATAATGAATTGGCTGAAAGAGTGAAAGCAACACGCATTAGACAGCTAACGTTTGAGGTTTTGTGCAATAACCTGTTAACGTGATTAAAATTTATACATAACTATAAATAACAAGTTTACATCTTCTTACTTGTCCTCTCTGTTCTCCCCTGCCGACATGGGTGAGatatggtggttgggggggggggggggggggggggggggggagggagagggggcagtagACAGACCTGagatttttatttcaatttaCATTCACAAAATGAGATGTTATTTTTCAAGACTATTTAACTTTTCTTTTGCTTAACTTTTTTAAAAGAAGTTTTTGCTTGCTTAACCTGACTTGACTGAATGGAAGCAGTAATTTCATAAGCTTGTCAAATAGTTCCTTGGCTTTCCAGCATACCCGTACTGGAAATCCTTACTTTGTTTTAAGGACAGCATTGAAACGAAAATTGATGGATTGTATAAATGAATAAACTGATGGATTTCAAAGatcctgggcgtgattctcccgttTTGCCGGCgcacgggggtttcccgacggcgtggagctgccccacaatgggaaaccccattgaccggccggcgtaacggagaatcccgctggcttgtcggggcagaaatgtggcgcggcgggctggagaatccagccccaggttattTGCACAAGATACCAGAAGGTTGTTGCTGGTGAAACTGTAGTCCAGCATTAAGGTGGGTgagaggaaggaatgggtgggaagattgatatttattgttacatgtatcgaagtacagtgaaaagtatctttctgtGGCCAATGGATCAATCCCTTGGTGTCTTCTAAGCTTCATTCAGAACATTGTAGGCCTATCCATGCAGCTGTTTCTCTTCATCTACTTGCTATTCTTTTAAACTTTTCACTTGAATTATCAGCCAATTTATTAACTCCGATCTCAGCAATATGTACATTCAGTTTTCACCTTTTTATTATTTGCCTGGAAAGGCGGTATTTATTGTTCATTTCTACTAACTCTGAGGGCACTGAGTCAGCCATGTAGGGATGGCATGTCCTCTtccaaaggacattggtgaactagTTGAGCCTGCTGAACATTTTATCCAGTGCCATAAATTACCAGATTTTCAGAACTTTGGGATTTCAACTCATTCCAGAATAGTAGCCATTAGATCACTGTACACTGCTTCACTTCACATAATGAACATGTGTACGTTATTCAAAGTTGCTGTTGCCTGGAAGCTTGAACTAAGAATAATTCTAACTTGTGCTGTGAATCTGCTGGTTGTTATGTTGAAAGGAATTTCCATTATGACTCAAAACATCTGAGTTCCGTGATGCTGTCACATGTTCTAGATACTTGCGTAATAAGCACTTCATTTCATACTAGCTTTCATATTCATTGCTGTACAGTGACCACTTCTGATCTTCTCTACTATGCCAAATCAGGAATTCATCACTGTTTGGGTGCGAGATCCAAGAATCAAGAAAGAAGATTCATGGCACTCTTATGTAGATTATGAAATTTGTGTTCATGTAAGTGTATTACTTTTCGTCATACCCATTTCTGGGAATAACACAATTTTAGGAATATTTTGACTGAAAGATAAAATTAAGTATCATTCAAACACTTATGATTTTTGTGCTTAAATATTGTGATTGTCTCAAGATTAGTTGTCGCACAATTAACTGTTGTAGAATAAATATGCTGTTATACAGTTACTTATTAAAATGTGACAATTTCAAATTGACAATCAGCCCTCCAAGCATGATAACAGGCAATGTGAGACCACTGCATGAAATTTAGACTGCTGCagttatcttttaaaaaaaaaaaaaaaaatcaaattatccATTGGCCCGCTTGGGGATTTTGGAAACCTTTTCTCATCCTGAGAAAGTAAGTGTTCTTGCCCCTTTCCTTGTGCCTGTTCAATAATGGGTTATTTAGGAAGATATACATTTAATCCCACATACAGGTCCTTTTTTGATGCTGTGCACTTATGGGATGCAACATTGCACTCCAAGTAACTAATGTTCATTTTGTGAACACTTGTTACCACAACATGCTTAATTTTTTACATTTGTTCATTGACGTAAAGAATTTCTTAATTATTGGTCGTATGAGCCTATTTCCAAAATTGCCTGCCCCAATTGGTCATTAATCTTCCTCTTGCCATTATATGCTTAGTAACATAAACATTGAAATCACAAACTTGATTCATTGCATTTGAAATGGCAGAAAGTAATCTACTATTTTTGAAGTGCTAATGCAAAGTGATTGCAGGGAATCTTTACCATTGTTTTAATGTGGTGTGCGTTCTGTTTTAACATtgcttccattttttttttaaagtttgtgagAATTTGAGCTATGACCCTGGCCAAAAAGGGAAGTTTACACTGTAATATGCAACTCTAGAGCTTTTCAGAAAGGCAGGATTTTAAAACTTTACTGTCAAATTGAAATTTTAACCCACAAAACACTCCTTTTCATCTTTAGGATAAAGTAGATTGTTCTAAAGTAGAGGAACACATTCTGGACCCACACTTTAAAAACTTTGAATTAACAAAGCTACTCGTGGTTCATAACATACATTTATTCTTAGGCATGTGTAAAGCTAGTAGTGTAaaaatgacaatgatcaagatACCAATTCCATTGATATTTCAACACTAAATGTTCAATCTTCAATTTCCTGCTTTTAACTTTTGGAGCATTCACTTCTCACTTTTTAATTGATTTTTCTCTTCCAGACTAATAGTATGTGTTTCACAAAGAAGACTTCCTGTGTTCGAAGACGTTACAGAGAATTTGCTTGGCTCAGGCAGCGACTTCAAGACAATGCTGTATTGATGTACGGTTTTATTTTTACTTCTATTTTTAAAACCAGTCTGTCTTGTGCAACCTCAGGACGGAAAGAAGACATGTCAAAATAATAGTACAACTTGTAATTGGATGTCCTGATGTGTAGCACAAAAACATACCTTGTACATGTTCTCTCTCCCTTTGTGGTAAAGTGCCCAGCCATTGCTCAATCTCCAGTAGTTGTGGGAAACAGTGGAAAATTGTTGCCTCTGCATGCCAGTAGAAATATGCTGAGTCTGATGTTTAAAGTTAAACACTCAAGAATGTATTGCACAAAATGTAGAACACAAacgagccattcggcccaactggtcgAATGTAGAACATGTGGTGTTTATGCTCCTTATGAACATCTTAcccctttatttatttttcccacGTGTTTCCCCTATAAATGCATCTCTGATTTGCCTCACTAGTGAgtttggtggcgtagtggtatcgtcactggacaagtaaactagggacccagagtaatgctctggagacccaaattcaaatcccgccactccagatggtgaaattttaattcagtaaaaagttggaattaaagtctaatgatgaccatgaaaccattgtcgattgtcataaaatcccatctggttcactaatgccctttagggaaggaaatatgttgTCCTTAccagcggctggattctccgccctgctgcgccacatttctgcctcaccacgccggcgggatactCCGTTACGCCGcccgatcaatggggtttcccattgtggggcagccccatgccgtcgggaaacccccgggcgccggcaaaacagagcatctcgCCCCTGATCTAGTCTAcatgcaatgtggttggctcttagctGCCCcctctagggcaattagggatgggcaataaatgctggcagagccTGCGACCCATGTCCTATGAacgcattaaaaaaaaacatctgggtaAAAGCATTCCTCCTGAATTTCTTGTTTGAGTTGAATAGTGACTACTTTTTATTGCTTTTTTGCGCACATATTAAAAGTAAAATTTACCCAGTCTGTCTCTAAGCTTGCCTTTTCTCTGCTCTCTGCTTTTCGAGTATCCAATTTAGAATTTGCACTGGTTAGTAGTTTAGGTTGGCTAGCTTactctgtaataaaatgtttcagTATGGaacagaaatgttttggttgaacccAGGGTAGGAGAAACAGAGGAGCATTGCCTTTAAAACTATGGCATGCTCCGTTTGCTATATCTAATGGAGAAAGTGAACAACTTTTAAAATCGCTCTGAAACATCACGTGACCTTGAATTTAGCAAATGTCGTCCATTGTCTGTAAGGATCTTTGCAGCATGGACAGAAATTGTGGTCAGgcccctgacctgctgagcattttcagcatgttgtgtttttgtttcagattgtcAGCATCTGCAGTTTTTCCTTTAGTAGTAGCCAAACATTAGTTAGACTGGCACAGAATGGGGCACACTCTGAAAGATGTTCTTGGCGTGTGTTCTCGTGGGTCAGCTGTTTGAAATCTTGTACAGCCTTGGTTATAAAAAGTAAGTCCATAAATGCATGGGAGTGATGCAAAACTGCTCAATATATTATAGTATCATGATTTAAAGACCTCTTTGCTGTTTTGTAAAGTGTCATAATACAGTCTGCCATCCTCATGCATATATAAACACTCAAATGTGGATGCTGAGATGGAAGTTTACACCTACTCCTTTTTCTGTTGCGCATGCCCCCACCCCTGTCCTTTGCATGTCTGAGTGAGCAAGACTTACTCCTAATGCTGTACTGGCTGAGCTTGACCGATTTGAGACAGGGACCTTTTCTGATAAGTCGTACTCAGTGTAGCACCACTAATTAACTGTTTTGCGCTTTGCATTTATCCACAGGGCCCGTGGATATAATTGGAGCTTTCTGGGGATAAAAATAGTAAAAGCATGAGACTTTTAAAATTGTAATATATCAGTTAATTAATGACTGAGCAATGCAGGCTATTTGGTCTTCAATTCTGAAAGCTTTGCCATATATAGCTTGTTTGCATAAACCCTTCTTGTTACATTCTGTGGGTTTTAGAGTAATGTTGCTTAATTATTTTTGAGGTTTATTGATGTAATATTTCCCAGTGATTGCACAATATTAAAATTTTGGAAGTCACTGTTGATGACCAACTGATCTGATCATTGAACGCTCATTATTATTCTCTTTGCAGAAGTTTACCAGAGTTTCCTTCTAAAAACCCTTTTTTTAGTGCCAATAATGGCCAACATGTTGAGCAGCGTCGTCAAGGTCTCCAAGAATTTCTAGAGAAGTAAGTACCTGCTGCACAGCTTAATTTTTATTTGTCACAGCAAATAACCCTAACCATGTTTTGTATTGAGACAATAAATGAATTGAACCTTTTTGTTGCAGCCAGCTTTAACTTTAATTAACGTACAACCATAATCCTTGCCCTTCTCGGCATGTCCGATTAAAATTTGGCACTTTAAGATGCGTTCATGGAATAAGAGCGTCACTGTAAAAGTCAGCATTTCTTACTCATCCCGAATTGActgtgagaagatggtggtggtgccttcttgaattgctacaGTCCATGTGAAGTAGGACCCACAGTCCTACTGGGGAGGGTGTTCTactattttgacccagcaacagtgaaagaacggcgatttagtttcaagtcaggatagtgtgtgacttgaaggggaacttgcaggtggtggtgttcccatacatctgctgcccttgtcctagttggtataggtcatgggtttgggaggtcTTGTCAAAGACactttggcaagttgctgcagtgcatattcCAGATGGTGCAGTGCTGCCATTGTATGCCAATGGTGGAGagtgaatgtttgatggggaggcaatcaagtggactgattttttccccccccctggatggtgttgagcttcgtgttgttgcagctggaatcatccaggctagtggagagtatttaatcacccctgatttgtgccttatagatggtggacaggcttttgggagccaggaggtgagttactcgtggcagaattcccagcctctgacctgctcataaacacggtatttatatggctgctccAGTTCAGTTACTGGTCACTGGTGGTCCCCATGACAACAATGCCAATGAATGTCCAGGGGCAATAGTTGGTTTCTTCTCTTGTTGGagttggtcattgtctggcactttgaggcatgaatgttacttgccagggCAACTGAACACTGT
It encodes:
- the snx10b gene encoding sorting nexin-10B isoform X1, with the protein product MDEPVKDKKNEFITVWVRDPRIKKEDSWHSYVDYEICVHTNSMCFTKKTSCVRRRYREFAWLRQRLQDNAVLISLPEFPSKNPFFSANNGQHVEQRRQGLQEFLEKVLKINILLSDSRLHLFLQTQLDPMEIEACASGQTEYTVADAVHRHATSTRRFPVEEA